ctggggcttaaacccatatccctgtacatgataatgtgtgcattcagttGGCTGAACCCTCTGctaacttttgtttttcttgttagtTTTAATTCATTTTCTAAATGTAACTTAAGTGTTCTCAAGGAGCTTACTTTGATTTCCCTTCTCTATGTCAGTTATCTTGGTGTAATTTCACAGTATGCATTTCTTCCATAAAAGAAACATGATATCTTAAAATTTAGCTGTGATAACTGAACCCTTTAATTATGGAGACCATCCATGAACACCAGTGTATTTTGTTTATGATACAATTAGATTTTAAATTATATGATATTGACACTCATCAGTCATTTATCATATCTAAGAACCATTATATGTTTAATGTTTACTACTGTAATGCATAGTCACAAGTAGGTGGTACTAGGAAATGACTGAAATTGATCCAAGGCTGTATTATTCTACCAGTTATACAACCTTTAGGGTCCTCAGTTATTTGTTTTTCACAGATTTCCTTCAAATGAATGTGCTTCTTTCAGTCAGTATCTAATATATCTAATACAATAAGGGGTTTGctgggggttaggtggtggcatacccaagcAGAGCACATACATTGTCCTAtataagaactcaggttcaatcccccgtctccacctgaagggaggaagcttcatcagcTGTGAAGCTGTGCAGTAGGTgtattttcttcccttctttctatcactctgtctctgtctctctctctctccctctgtctctcatcttctactAAAAAATGTCCTCTTAGAAAAGAAgagtattgggagttgggcggtagcaaagtgggttaagcgcacatggcgtgaagcgcaaggaccagcgtaaggaccccggttcgagccccctggctccccacctgcaggggagtcgcttcacaggcagtgaagcaggtctgcaggtatctatctttctctcccagtctctgttttcccctcctctctccatttctctctgtcctatccaacaatgatgacaataacaatagcagtaataactacaacaatgaacaacaagggcaacaaaagagaaaataaataaataaatatagaaaagtaGAGTattacagacaccaagccccagtgataacctcagaagaaaaataatgataatgataataataaagataataataatagtaataatagtaatattccCCTTGTGGTGAATATAACAATGCCGAATCTGAGGGACTTCTTGTTTGCTCATGCCATTGGTTGTATTGCATAATATTTTTGCTTTGAGATGCCACATTGATATAAAGAACTAAATGGTTGAGAtcaatattttattatgtatttttcttAAAGATATACTTATGAGAAACCTAGAtaaatagatgagagagagaaagagagagagagagagaagagctacTCCATCACATGCAGTCCTATTGATAACACTCTGGAGGTCAGACTGCTATATACTTTCCCTGCTAAGACATCTACTCAGATGCCATCTTGGGCTCTTATATAGTAGAAATATGTAACctgcatatttttttctttacaggtgtgaaattaaaataatagaagATGATGCATATCAGGGCCTACACAACCTATGTGTCTTGATATTGACAGGAAACCCTATCCAAAGTTTAGCCTTGGGAGCCTTTTCTGGACTTTCAAGTTTGCAGAAGCTGGTGGCTGTGGAGATAAACCTAGAATATCTAGAGGATTTTCCTATTGGACATCTTAAGACCTTGAAGGAGCTTAATGTGGCTCACAATTCTATCAAATCATTGAAATTACCAGATTATTTTGCTAGTCTGCATAACCTGGAGCACTTGGACCTTTCTAATAACCAGATACAAAATATTCATCATAAAGACTTAAAAGTTTTACATCAAGTGCCTCTACTAAAACTCTCTGTAGACTTGTCTTTGAATCCAATAGAGATTATTGAACCAGGTGCCTTTCGAGAAATTAAGCTTCATGAATTAACTATGAGAAGTAATTTTAATAGTAAAGATGTAATGAAAACATGTATTCAAGGTCTAGCTGGTTTAAAAACTGATCGTTTGGTCCTGGGagaatataaaaatgaaaggaatGTGGAAAAGTTTGATAAATTTGTACTAGAGGGACTATGCAACTTGACCATTGAAGAATTTCATGTAGCACACTTTGATTACTTTTCAGAAAATACTATTGACTCATTTAATTGTCTAGCAAATGTTTCTGCAATTTCTCTGGTGAGTCTGAATTTAGATGACCCATCATATTTTCTGAATAATTTCAGAGGACAACAATTAAAACTGGTTAACTGTAGATCTAATGTTTTTCCTCAGTTGAGGCACCTTCCTCTTAAGAAGTTTGTTTACACTGAAAACAAAGGTGTGAGTACTTTTCAAAACATTGAACTCCCAAATCTTGAATTTCTAGATCTCAGTAACAATGGCTTGAGTTTCAAGCAGTGTTGTTCTCACATTCATTTGGGGACAAACAAACTAATGCATTTAGATATGAGCTTTAATGATGTCATTAACATAGGCAAAAACTTCTTGGGCTTAGAGAAATTAGAATATTTGGATTTTCAGCATTCCACTTTGAAAGGGATCAATCAGTTTTCAGTATTTCTGCCACTCAAAAACCTCTATTACCTTGATATTTCTTATACTCATACTCATGTTGATTTCTATGGTATCTTTAGTGGCTTGATCAGCCTCCAAGTCTTGAAAATGGCTGGCAATAGTTTTCAAGACAATAACCTTCCAAATATTTTTACAGAACTGGCCAACTTGACCTTCCTAGATCTTTCTAAGTGTCAGCTACAACAGATATCCCTGAAG
The sequence above is drawn from the Erinaceus europaeus chromosome 10, mEriEur2.1, whole genome shotgun sequence genome and encodes:
- the TLR4 gene encoding toll-like receptor 4 — translated: MAPTSLAGILITAMAFLSCLRPESWDPCVQVVPNITYQCMDQALNRIPDNIPTSAKILDLSFNPLKHLSRRSFSNFSELQVLDLSRCEIKIIEDDAYQGLHNLCVLILTGNPIQSLALGAFSGLSSLQKLVAVEINLEYLEDFPIGHLKTLKELNVAHNSIKSLKLPDYFASLHNLEHLDLSNNQIQNIHHKDLKVLHQVPLLKLSVDLSLNPIEIIEPGAFREIKLHELTMRSNFNSKDVMKTCIQGLAGLKTDRLVLGEYKNERNVEKFDKFVLEGLCNLTIEEFHVAHFDYFSENTIDSFNCLANVSAISLVSLNLDDPSYFLNNFRGQQLKLVNCRSNVFPQLRHLPLKKFVYTENKGVSTFQNIELPNLEFLDLSNNGLSFKQCCSHIHLGTNKLMHLDMSFNDVINIGKNFLGLEKLEYLDFQHSTLKGINQFSVFLPLKNLYYLDISYTHTHVDFYGIFSGLISLQVLKMAGNSFQDNNLPNIFTELANLTFLDLSKCQLQQISLKAFNSTPRLQLLNMSHNNFMLLDTLPYKLLYSLQVLDYSFNHIVASKGQELQHLPNIVSLNLTRNEFACSCEHQSFLQWVKDQQQLFVEVENMLCTTPLYMQGMPLLSFRNTTCGMSKTAIGVSVFMVLMVSVVVFLIYKFYFHLMLLAGCKKYHRGGSTYDAFVIYSSQDEDWVRNELVKNLEEGVPRFQLCLHYRDFIPGVAIAANIIQEGFHKSRKVIVVVSRHFIQSRWCIFEYEIAQTWQFLSSRAGIIFIILQKIEKSLLRQQVELYRLLNRNTYLEWEDNALGRHIFWRRLKKALLDGKPWNPEETEDSENNHQEATTSN